Proteins encoded together in one Sulfitobacter pontiacus window:
- a CDS encoding MFS transporter, translated as MAATSARKKIWGWYFFDWASQPYNTLLLTFIFGPYFAQTATANLVDGGMALDAAKAQAQAYWGYGLTVAGIMIAILAPTLGAVADSSGKRMPWIWLFSGLYVVGSAALWWTAPQDFSVLWALFFFGIGLIGMEFATIFTNSYLPELHPDPGERGRLSGSGWAFGYVGGVVALIVMIALFQAGSNGRTMAGLSPLFGLDPATKADTRIVGPLTAIWYAVFMIPFFLYVRDTPVTGAARYRVGQGLSDLWVTLKNLPRHPSLLAYLGSSMFYRDALNGMYTFGGIYALGVLNWSIIDIGVFGILAAISGAVFCWVGGRVDRAIGPMPVIVTCCLILIATAVLIISLTPNSIMGVTLAEGSSAPDIAFYIAGALIGAAGGALQASSRNMLTRQGNPDRMTEAFGLYALSGKATSFLAPALIAIASDVSGSQRIGIAPVVGLFIIGLVLLVWVKPNGDFAK; from the coding sequence ATGGCAGCCACGTCAGCGCGCAAGAAAATCTGGGGCTGGTACTTCTTTGACTGGGCCAGCCAACCCTATAACACGCTTCTTCTGACGTTTATTTTCGGCCCCTATTTCGCGCAAACAGCAACGGCAAATCTGGTGGACGGCGGCATGGCGCTGGATGCGGCCAAGGCGCAGGCACAGGCCTATTGGGGTTACGGGCTGACGGTTGCGGGGATCATGATCGCGATACTGGCCCCGACACTTGGGGCGGTGGCTGATTCATCGGGCAAGCGGATGCCGTGGATCTGGCTGTTTTCGGGGCTTTATGTGGTGGGATCAGCCGCGCTGTGGTGGACCGCGCCGCAAGATTTCTCGGTCCTGTGGGCGCTCTTCTTCTTTGGCATTGGCCTGATCGGGATGGAATTCGCGACAATTTTCACCAACTCCTATCTGCCAGAGTTGCATCCCGACCCGGGAGAGCGCGGGCGGCTGTCGGGGTCAGGCTGGGCTTTTGGCTATGTCGGCGGTGTTGTGGCGCTGATTGTGATGATCGCGCTGTTTCAGGCGGGTAGCAACGGGCGCACGATGGCGGGGCTGAGCCCGCTTTTCGGGCTGGACCCCGCGACCAAAGCCGATACGCGCATCGTCGGGCCGCTGACCGCAATCTGGTACGCGGTCTTTATGATCCCCTTCTTTCTGTATGTGCGCGATACGCCGGTGACCGGCGCGGCGCGGTACCGCGTGGGCCAAGGGCTTTCTGATCTGTGGGTCACGCTCAAGAACCTGCCGCGCCACCCGTCGCTGCTGGCCTATTTGGGGTCATCCATGTTTTACCGCGATGCACTTAACGGAATGTACACATTCGGCGGGATATACGCGCTTGGCGTATTGAACTGGAGCATTATTGATATCGGCGTCTTCGGGATACTTGCCGCGATTTCAGGCGCGGTGTTCTGCTGGGTGGGCGGGCGTGTGGATCGTGCGATCGGGCCGATGCCTGTGATCGTAACATGCTGTCTGATCCTGATTGCAACGGCCGTGCTGATCATCTCGCTGACGCCCAACTCGATTATGGGCGTCACGCTGGCCGAAGGTTCCTCCGCGCCCGACATCGCCTTTTACATCGCTGGTGCTTTGATAGGGGCGGCGGGCGGAGCGCTGCAGGCATCGTCGCGCAATATGCTGACCCGTCAGGGCAACCCCGACCGCATGACAGAGGCGTTTGGCCTTTACGCGCTATCGGGCAAAGCGACCTCGTTTCTGGCCCCTGCGCTGATCGCCATCGCAAGCGACGTATCCGGCAGCCAACGGATCGGGATCGCCCCTGTCGTAGGGCTGTTCATCATCGGCCTGGTTCTGTTAGTCTGGGTGAAACCGAACGGAGATTTCGCGAAATGA
- a CDS encoding UDP-glucose/GDP-mannose dehydrogenase family protein: MKIAMIGTGYVGLVSGVCFSDFGHEVVCVDKDPSKIEKLEKGIVPIYEPGLDDLMAKNVAAGRLSFTGDLASAVDGADAVFIAVGTPTRRGDGHADLTYVMAAAEEIASVLTGYAVIVTKSTVPVGTNRQVKLVVAKANPKAEFDVASNPEFLREGAAIDDFMRPDRVVVGTQNERAEQVMKDIYRPLSLREFSIMSTDLESAEMIKYAANAFLATKITFINEIAALCERTGADVKMVSKGMGLDNRIGSKFLHAGPGYGGSCFPKDTQALARMGQDHSVPMQLTETVIKVNDEVKRRMIDKVVDICGGSVNGKTIAVLGVTFKPNTDDMRDSPSLTIVPSLVGNGAKVRVVDPQGKREGEALLPGVSWLEDAYKAAQNADALVILTEWNEFRALDLKRMAKRMTTPAMADLRNIYSPKDAKRAGFSAYVSIGREGFGA, translated from the coding sequence ATGAAGATTGCGATGATTGGCACCGGCTATGTCGGTTTGGTCTCGGGTGTTTGTTTCTCGGATTTCGGGCATGAAGTTGTCTGTGTCGACAAAGACCCGTCTAAGATCGAGAAGTTGGAAAAGGGCATCGTCCCGATCTACGAACCCGGCCTTGATGACTTGATGGCCAAGAACGTTGCAGCGGGGCGTCTGTCTTTCACCGGGGATCTTGCCAGTGCAGTGGATGGTGCGGATGCCGTGTTTATCGCGGTTGGGACGCCGACCCGGCGCGGGGATGGCCATGCGGATCTGACCTATGTCATGGCCGCCGCAGAAGAGATCGCCTCTGTCCTGACGGGGTATGCGGTGATCGTCACCAAATCGACTGTGCCCGTGGGCACCAACCGTCAGGTCAAACTGGTCGTCGCCAAAGCCAATCCTAAGGCCGAATTCGACGTCGCCTCGAACCCGGAATTCCTGCGTGAAGGGGCTGCGATTGACGACTTTATGCGCCCCGACCGCGTGGTTGTAGGGACGCAGAATGAACGCGCCGAACAGGTGATGAAGGACATCTACCGCCCGCTCTCGCTGCGCGAGTTTTCGATCATGTCGACCGATCTGGAAAGCGCAGAGATGATCAAATACGCTGCCAACGCGTTTTTGGCGACCAAGATTACCTTTATCAACGAAATCGCGGCCCTGTGTGAACGCACGGGTGCGGATGTGAAAATGGTGTCGAAAGGCATGGGGCTGGATAACCGGATCGGGTCCAAGTTCCTGCATGCGGGCCCGGGCTATGGCGGCAGCTGCTTCCCGAAAGACACGCAGGCCTTGGCGCGGATGGGGCAGGATCATTCGGTGCCGATGCAGCTGACCGAAACCGTGATCAAGGTGAACGACGAGGTCAAACGCCGGATGATCGACAAGGTGGTCGACATCTGTGGCGGGTCGGTAAACGGCAAGACCATCGCGGTGCTGGGGGTAACGTTCAAGCCCAACACCGACGATATGCGCGACTCTCCCAGCTTGACGATTGTGCCATCGCTGGTGGGCAACGGGGCCAAGGTGCGTGTGGTTGATCCGCAGGGCAAACGCGAGGGCGAAGCCTTGCTGCCGGGCGTGTCGTGGCTGGAGGATGCCTATAAGGCCGCGCAAAATGCGGATGCGTTGGTCATTCTGACGGAGTGGAATGAATTCCGCGCGCTGGACCTCAAGCGGATGGCCAAGCGGATGACGACCCCTGCGATGGCAGATCTGCGTAATATCTACAGCCCCAAAGATGCCAAACGCGCCGGTTTCTCGGCCTATGTCTCTATCGGGCGCGAAGGGTTCGGGGCTTAA
- a CDS encoding rhodanese-related sulfurtransferase, protein MYTIAALYHFSRFDAPDALRPPLIALCAQHDVKGTLLVAAEGINGTIAGPRAGIDAVIAHIRALPGCADLEWKESTATTPPFGKMKVRLKREIVTMGQPDVDPLAKVGHYVDPADWNDLIGRNDVAVIDTRNDYEVAIGTFDGAIDPETQSFGEFPAWWEANKDRFHNKKIAMFCTGGIRCEKSTNYLIGQGVEDVFHLKGGILKYLEEVPEEQSSWKGDCFVFDNRVSVGHGLKEGPHMLCHGCRRPILPEDTAKPGYEAGVSCPQCVNETSDADKARFRERQRQMTLAKARGETHRS, encoded by the coding sequence ATGTATACCATTGCCGCCCTCTATCATTTCAGCCGTTTTGACGCGCCTGACGCCCTGCGCCCGCCGTTGATTGCGCTTTGTGCGCAACATGACGTCAAAGGCACGCTGCTTGTCGCCGCCGAAGGCATCAACGGCACCATCGCCGGCCCCCGTGCGGGGATAGACGCGGTCATCGCGCATATCCGTGCCCTGCCCGGCTGCGCCGATCTTGAGTGGAAGGAAAGCACCGCCACGACGCCGCCCTTCGGCAAGATGAAGGTCCGCCTGAAGCGCGAGATCGTGACCATGGGTCAGCCCGATGTCGATCCGCTGGCCAAGGTCGGGCATTACGTCGATCCCGCCGACTGGAACGATCTGATCGGCCGCAACGATGTTGCCGTGATCGACACGCGCAATGATTATGAGGTCGCGATCGGCACCTTCGACGGGGCCATCGACCCGGAAACCCAGAGCTTTGGCGAATTCCCCGCCTGGTGGGAGGCGAATAAGGACCGGTTCCACAACAAGAAAATCGCGATGTTCTGCACCGGCGGTATCCGGTGTGAGAAATCGACCAACTACCTGATCGGCCAAGGGGTGGAGGACGTGTTCCACCTCAAGGGGGGCATCCTCAAGTACCTTGAAGAAGTCCCCGAAGAGCAAAGCAGCTGGAAAGGCGATTGCTTTGTCTTTGATAACCGGGTCAGCGTAGGTCACGGGTTGAAAGAAGGGCCGCATATGCTGTGCCACGGTTGCCGTCGCCCGATCCTGCCCGAAGATACCGCAAAGCCCGGATACGAGGCCGGCGTCAGCTGCCCGCAGTGCGTCAATGAAACCTCTGACGCGGATAAGGCGCGGTTCCGTGAGCGCCAGCGGCAGATGACGCTTGCCAAAGCACGCGGCGAAACCCACCGCAGCTGA
- the mepA gene encoding penicillin-insensitive murein endopeptidase codes for MILTRILTCTALALTLAACGGSPSKPNAEASKILPTIGSSGGARSNIQAKKLFGAKADGSRQTSAAYGSYSKGCVAGAQQLAETGPTWQAMRLSRNRNWGHPEMIDYIKTLSAKAAQQPGWEGLYVGDISQPRGGPMLTGHASHQMGLDADFWMLPPKSLSLSRAERESISSISMRRASGAYVNSSWTPQHHQVLKAAASDPRVARIFVFPGAKVQMCADEKGDRSWLRKIRPWYGHHYHFHVRLSCPKGATGCVNQDPPPAGDGCADARQWQANILNPPPPNPNAPKRKPKRELLLADLPAQCQSVLDSN; via the coding sequence ATGATCCTGACACGAATCCTCACATGTACCGCGCTGGCCCTCACGCTGGCGGCTTGCGGCGGGTCACCGTCCAAGCCGAATGCGGAAGCGTCCAAAATCCTGCCGACCATCGGGTCGTCGGGGGGCGCGCGAAGCAACATTCAGGCCAAGAAGCTTTTTGGCGCGAAAGCCGACGGGTCACGGCAGACTTCCGCCGCTTACGGCAGCTATTCCAAGGGCTGCGTCGCGGGGGCACAACAACTGGCGGAAACGGGGCCGACCTGGCAAGCGATGCGCCTGTCGCGCAACCGCAACTGGGGCCACCCGGAGATGATCGATTACATCAAAACGCTCAGCGCGAAGGCCGCGCAGCAACCCGGATGGGAAGGGCTGTATGTCGGCGATATCAGCCAGCCCCGTGGCGGCCCGATGCTGACAGGGCACGCCAGCCACCAGATGGGTCTGGACGCCGATTTCTGGATGCTTCCGCCCAAGTCGCTGTCGCTCAGCCGGGCAGAGCGTGAAAGTATTTCCTCTATCTCCATGCGTCGGGCCAGCGGCGCATATGTGAACAGCAGCTGGACCCCGCAGCACCATCAGGTGCTCAAGGCCGCGGCATCTGATCCCCGCGTGGCGCGCATCTTTGTTTTCCCCGGGGCCAAGGTGCAGATGTGTGCCGACGAAAAGGGCGACCGCAGCTGGCTGCGCAAAATCCGCCCTTGGTACGGGCACCACTATCATTTCCACGTCCGGCTGAGCTGCCCCAAAGGGGCGACCGGCTGCGTCAACCAGGATCCGCCCCCTGCGGGCGACGGCTGCGCCGATGCGCGTCAGTGGCAGGCGAATATCCTGAACCCGCCCCCCCCAAACCCCAATGCGCCCAAGCGCAAGCCAAAGCGCGAACTGCTGCTTGCTGACCTGCCAGCGCAATGCCAATCCGTGCTGGATTCGAACTAA
- a CDS encoding esterase-like activity of phytase family protein produces the protein MLQILFALGFASAAFAAGANGPIAQHQQLTWEHDAPWFGGLSGVEMRADGKQLTAISDRGRIIVADLSRDALGTLTGMEIIHSVALRDKNGAVMDKPEADAEGLAIAPDGSIFISYEGDHRIARTNLADGTPLQFIAPPEGALLRDNAGFEALAFDATGALYALPEDNRGDQIPLYKYQDGAWRIAAYLENDSPFVPVGADFDDEGRLYLLERTVTPLGFRTRLRRIELFEDQASAVTLLQTLPARYDNLEALTVWRDAIGRTRVMMISDDNFLSVQETQVIELTITQ, from the coding sequence TTGCTACAGATCCTTTTTGCCCTCGGCTTTGCCTCCGCTGCTTTTGCGGCGGGTGCAAATGGCCCTATCGCGCAGCATCAGCAGTTGACGTGGGAGCATGACGCCCCCTGGTTCGGTGGCCTGTCCGGTGTCGAGATGCGCGCGGATGGCAAACAGCTTACCGCGATCAGCGACCGCGGGCGGATCATCGTGGCCGATCTGTCGCGCGACGCGCTTGGCACGCTGACGGGGATGGAGATCATCCATTCCGTCGCGCTGCGCGATAAGAACGGCGCGGTGATGGACAAACCCGAGGCCGACGCCGAAGGTCTGGCGATTGCGCCGGATGGCAGCATCTTTATCAGCTACGAAGGCGATCATCGAATCGCGCGTACGAACCTTGCCGACGGCACCCCATTGCAGTTCATCGCCCCGCCCGAGGGCGCATTGCTGCGCGACAACGCCGGATTTGAAGCTTTGGCGTTTGATGCAACGGGCGCGCTTTATGCCTTGCCCGAGGATAACCGCGGCGATCAGATCCCGCTGTACAAATACCAAGACGGCGCGTGGCGCATCGCGGCCTACCTCGAAAATGACAGCCCCTTTGTCCCCGTGGGTGCGGATTTCGACGACGAGGGTCGGTTGTATCTGCTCGAGCGTACGGTCACCCCGCTGGGGTTTCGCACGCGCCTGCGGCGGATCGAACTTTTTGAGGATCAGGCCAGCGCGGTGACGCTGCTGCAAACTTTGCCCGCGCGATACGACAATCTAGAGGCGCTGACCGTTTGGCGCGACGCCATCGGGCGCACGCGGGTGATGATGATATCAGACGATAATTTCCTCTCCGTGCAGGAAACCCAGGTGATCGAGCTGACGATAACGCAATAG
- a CDS encoding queuosine precursor transporter: MTRTYLPGILAMAAIVVASNILVQFLFGQWLTWGAFTYPLAFLVTDVMNRVYGKDAARRVVLVGFVVGLVCSLIGTQIMGEFGPLVTLRIAIGSGVAFLVAQLVDVAIFSALRDGTWWRAPLASTLVSSTLDTLLFFSISFSGALSFLHPATDVSWAAEMLPLLGSGPLAPLWVSLAVADWSVKLGIALIALIPFRIITAQLLTRS, encoded by the coding sequence ATGACACGCACCTACCTTCCCGGCATTCTTGCCATGGCTGCCATCGTTGTGGCCTCCAACATTCTTGTTCAGTTCCTCTTTGGCCAATGGCTGACCTGGGGCGCGTTCACCTATCCGCTGGCGTTTCTGGTCACCGACGTGATGAACCGCGTCTACGGCAAGGATGCCGCGCGCCGTGTCGTACTGGTAGGCTTTGTCGTCGGGCTGGTCTGTTCGCTAATCGGGACACAGATCATGGGCGAATTCGGGCCGCTGGTGACCCTGCGCATCGCGATCGGGTCCGGTGTGGCATTCCTCGTGGCGCAATTGGTCGATGTCGCGATCTTCTCTGCGCTGCGCGATGGCACGTGGTGGCGTGCACCTTTGGCCAGCACGCTGGTCAGCAGCACGCTTGATACGTTGCTGTTTTTCTCGATCTCATTTTCCGGTGCCCTGTCGTTCCTGCATCCTGCAACCGATGTGTCCTGGGCGGCCGAAATGTTGCCATTGCTGGGTAGCGGCCCGCTCGCGCCGCTTTGGGTATCGCTAGCCGTTGCAGACTGGTCTGTGAAACTTGGGATTGCGCTTATTGCCCTGATCCCCTTCCGCATCATCACTGCACAACTTTTGACCCGCAGTTGA
- the arfB gene encoding alternative ribosome rescue aminoacyl-tRNA hydrolase ArfB: MLRITDEIAIQDWELTESFMRASGPGGQNVNKVSSAVELRFEAATSPSISTPVKNRLRRLAGRRWTTEGALVLQCDETRSQVRNREIIRERLKELITAALKPPKKRIPTRPTLGSKKRRLKAKKTRGEVKALRGRVDPPE; encoded by the coding sequence ATGCTGCGGATCACGGACGAGATTGCCATTCAGGACTGGGAGCTGACGGAAAGCTTCATGCGTGCCTCCGGGCCCGGCGGTCAGAATGTGAACAAGGTCTCGAGCGCCGTGGAACTGCGGTTCGAGGCCGCGACCTCCCCTTCTATTTCGACGCCGGTCAAAAACCGTCTGCGCAGACTGGCGGGCCGTCGTTGGACGACCGAGGGCGCGTTGGTGCTGCAATGTGACGAAACCCGAAGTCAGGTCCGCAACCGCGAGATTATCCGCGAGCGCCTGAAGGAACTGATCACCGCCGCGTTGAAGCCGCCCAAAAAGCGTATCCCGACGCGCCCCACGCTCGGTTCGAAGAAACGCCGGCTGAAGGCGAAAAAGACGCGGGGCGAGGTGAAGGCGCTGCGCGGGCGGGTAGATCCGCCGGAATAG
- a CDS encoding MarC family protein — protein MLEWPNLLRELITLFVVIDPIGSLPVFLFATANVPQRLHKSFALRAVLVAGLVLLGFLVGGQYLLENLGLRLGSFQVAGGIILFLFALSMIFGDPKPTQEIEAAERDHLAGAVFPLAMPSIASPGAMLAIVILTDNHTNQISDQLVTAGLLVVVLLFTLVLLLLAGRIGHLMGTTGASVISRVMGIILATVAVDATLGGLDALDILNIAPVEDAPLSAE, from the coding sequence ATGCTGGAATGGCCCAATCTCTTGCGAGAGTTGATTACACTGTTTGTCGTGATCGACCCTATTGGCAGCCTTCCCGTCTTTCTTTTCGCGACGGCCAATGTGCCACAACGACTGCACAAAAGCTTTGCGCTGCGGGCCGTACTGGTTGCCGGTCTGGTCTTGCTTGGGTTCCTCGTGGGCGGGCAATATCTGCTTGAGAACCTTGGGCTGCGGCTGGGGTCGTTTCAGGTCGCGGGCGGGATTATCCTGTTCCTCTTCGCGCTCAGCATGATTTTCGGCGACCCGAAACCGACACAGGAAATCGAGGCGGCAGAGCGGGATCATCTCGCCGGTGCGGTCTTTCCGCTCGCCATGCCGTCTATCGCCTCTCCGGGGGCGATGCTGGCAATTGTGATCCTGACGGACAACCACACCAACCAGATATCAGACCAGTTGGTCACGGCAGGCCTGCTGGTTGTCGTGCTGCTGTTCACGCTTGTGCTTTTGTTGCTCGCGGGGCGGATCGGTCACCTGATGGGGACCACGGGCGCCAGCGTGATCAGCCGCGTCATGGGGATCATTCTGGCGACCGTCGCGGTGGATGCCACGCTTGGCGGGCTGGATGCGCTGGATATCCTCAACATCGCCCCCGTCGAAGACGCCCCGCTTAGCGCAGAGTAA
- the pncA gene encoding bifunctional nicotinamidase/pyrazinamidase has product MTHALIVIDVQNDFCPGGALAVTDGDAIVDGINALMGQVDAVVLTQDWHPAGHSSFASSHADKVPFEVTQMPYGAQVLWPDHCVQGSNGAAFHPRLDQTRADMIIRKGYNPAIDSYSAFFENDQTTPTGLEGYLRTRGITKLTMVGLALDFCVNLSAVDAAKLGFDVEVRLDLCRAIDLDGSLSAARAAMTAAGVTLR; this is encoded by the coding sequence ATGACCCACGCCCTGATCGTGATTGATGTGCAAAATGATTTCTGCCCCGGCGGCGCCCTTGCGGTGACAGACGGCGACGCCATCGTCGACGGGATCAACGCGCTGATGGGGCAGGTGGATGCGGTGGTTCTAACGCAGGACTGGCATCCGGCGGGCCATTCCTCCTTTGCGTCGTCCCATGCGGATAAGGTGCCGTTCGAGGTGACGCAGATGCCCTATGGCGCGCAGGTGCTGTGGCCGGATCATTGTGTCCAAGGCAGCAACGGGGCCGCGTTCCACCCGCGGCTGGATCAAACCCGTGCCGATATGATCATTCGTAAAGGGTACAACCCCGCCATAGACAGCTATTCTGCCTTCTTCGAAAATGACCAGACGACGCCTACCGGTCTTGAAGGGTATTTGCGGACACGCGGCATAACCAAGCTGACGATGGTCGGGCTGGCGCTTGATTTCTGCGTCAACCTTTCCGCCGTGGACGCGGCGAAGCTGGGCTTTGATGTCGAGGTCCGCTTGGACCTGTGTCGTGCGATTGATCTGGACGGGTCGCTTTCTGCCGCCCGCGCGGCGATGACGGCGGCGGGGGTTACTCTGCGCTAA
- the pncB gene encoding nicotinate phosphoribosyltransferase — protein sequence MVDIASRVWNHKWKIDPIVRSLIDTDFYKLLMCQSVFRNKPETQVTFSLINRSKHIPLADLIDEGELREQLDHIRSLSLSRGESTWLRGNTFYGKRQMFRPDFMEWFEGLRLPPYHLERKGDQYELTFEGSWPEVMLWEIPALAVLMELRSRAVLDRMGRFELQVLYARGMTRVWEKIEALREIPDLSIADFGTRRRHSFLWQDWCVQAMQEGLGDAFTGTSNCKIAMSREVEAIGTNAHELPMVYAALAKDDAALAQAPYDVLQDWHDEHEGNLRIILPDTYGTKGFLDNAPDWLAGWTGIRVDSGDPAVAAQTAIDWWKSRGEDPSEKRVIFSDGLDVAKIKELHQQFAGKVKASFGWGTLLTNDFRGLVPDDALAPFSLVCKAVKANGSPTVKLSDNPNKAMGPQSEIDRYKRVFGVGDQAAQKVIV from the coding sequence ATGGTCGACATTGCAAGCCGCGTCTGGAACCACAAGTGGAAGATCGACCCTATCGTGCGGTCCCTGATCGATACGGATTTCTATAAGCTGTTGATGTGCCAGTCGGTTTTTCGCAACAAGCCGGAAACACAGGTCACATTCAGCCTGATCAACCGTTCCAAGCATATCCCGCTGGCCGATCTCATTGACGAAGGCGAGCTGCGCGAACAGCTAGATCACATCCGGTCGCTGTCACTCAGCCGTGGGGAAAGCACCTGGCTGCGTGGGAATACTTTTTACGGCAAGCGCCAGATGTTCCGCCCCGACTTCATGGAGTGGTTCGAGGGCCTGCGCCTGCCGCCCTATCATCTAGAGCGGAAGGGCGACCAATACGAGCTGACATTCGAAGGGTCGTGGCCCGAGGTGATGCTGTGGGAGATCCCCGCCCTCGCCGTCCTGATGGAGCTGCGCAGCCGCGCCGTGCTGGACCGTATGGGCCGGTTCGAACTGCAGGTGCTCTATGCGCGCGGCATGACCCGTGTCTGGGAAAAGATCGAAGCCCTGCGGGAAATCCCCGATCTGTCCATCGCCGATTTCGGCACCCGTCGTCGCCATTCGTTCCTGTGGCAGGATTGGTGCGTGCAGGCCATGCAGGAAGGCTTGGGCGACGCCTTTACCGGCACGTCAAACTGCAAAATCGCCATGAGCCGAGAGGTAGAGGCGATCGGCACCAACGCGCATGAACTGCCGATGGTCTATGCTGCATTGGCCAAGGACGACGCCGCACTTGCGCAAGCGCCCTATGACGTTCTGCAAGACTGGCACGACGAACACGAAGGTAACCTGCGCATCATTCTGCCTGATACTTACGGCACGAAAGGCTTTCTGGATAACGCGCCCGACTGGCTGGCGGGCTGGACCGGCATCCGCGTCGACAGTGGTGATCCGGCGGTGGCGGCACAGACCGCGATCGACTGGTGGAAGTCCCGCGGTGAAGACCCCAGCGAAAAGCGGGTTATTTTCAGCGACGGTCTGGATGTCGCCAAGATCAAGGAACTGCATCAACAGTTCGCGGGCAAGGTCAAAGCCTCCTTCGGGTGGGGCACCTTGCTGACAAATGATTTCCGCGGGCTGGTGCCTGACGACGCGCTCGCCCCGTTTTCGTTGGTGTGCAAAGCGGTCAAGGCGAACGGCAGCCCGACGGTGAAGCTGTCGGATAACCCTAACAAAGCAATGGGCCCGCAGTCAGAGATTGACCGTTACAAACGTGTCTTTGGCGTCGGCGATCAAGCGGCTCAGAAAGTTATCGTCTGA